In the Ursus arctos isolate Adak ecotype North America unplaced genomic scaffold, UrsArc2.0 scaffold_5, whole genome shotgun sequence genome, one interval contains:
- the LOC113261858 gene encoding olfactory receptor 14A16-like gives MDNFTSESTFFLMGFSDVREFQILHAVLFLLTYLAALLGNLLIITLTTKDHRLHTPMYFFLKNLSFLDLCLISITVPKSIMNSLMNHNTISFLGCVSQVFFFFLLASTEVALLTVMSYDRYVAICHPLRYDIIMGHGACVQMVTTSWFSGGLNAILHTASTFSIPMCGPPEIHQFFCDVPQLLSLACSYNIGELVVIGLSLVLDFGCFVFIDISYIYIFSTVLRMPSKEGRHKAISTCLPHLLVVTLFLSSGFFAYLHPLPKSPSLLDLLISVFYTVVPPTMNPLIYSLRNKDIKMALRKLIMNRYNLSK, from the coding sequence ATGGACAACTTCACCTCCGAGAGCACATTCTTCCTCATGGGCTTCTCTGATGTTAGGGAGTTCCAGATCTTACACGCAGTGCTATTTTTGCTAACTTACCTGGCAGCTCTACTGGGGAATCTTCTCATTATCACCCTTACCACCAAGGATCATCGGCTCCACACCCCTATGTACTTCTTCTTGAAAAACTTGTCCTTTCTGGATCTCTGCCTGATTTCCATCACTGTCCCCAAATCCATCATGAACTCTCTAATGAATCATAACACAATTTCATTCCTTGGATGTGTTTCAcaggtatttttcttctttctcttagccAGTACAGAAGTAGCACTCCTCACAGTcatgtcctatgaccgctatgttGCCATCTGCCATCCTCTCAGATATGACATCATCATGGGCCACGGAGCCTGTGTGCAGATGGTCACCACTTCATGGTTCAGTGGAGGTCTCAATGCAATTCTGCATACAGCTTCTACCTTTTCCATACCCATGTGTGGGCCTCCTGAAATTCATCAGTTCTTCTGTGATGTCCCACAACTGCTCTCTCTTGCCTGTTCATATAATATTGGGGAATTAGTAGTCATTGGGCTCAGCCTGGTGTTAGATTTTGGCTGTTTTGTGTTTATTGATATTTCTTACATTTATATATTCTCCACTGTGCTAAGGATGCCCTCCAAAGAAGGCAGGCACAAAGCTATCTCCACATGTCTGCCTCACCTCCTTGTTGtgactctgtttctctcttctggaTTTTTTGCCTATTTGCATCCTTTACCCAAATCTCCATCACTCTTAGACTTGCTCATTTCTGTATTCTATACTGTGGTGCCACCCACCATGAACCCCCTCATCTACAGTCTGAGAAATAAGGATATAAAGATGGCACTAAGGAAATTGATAATGAACAGATACAATCTATCaaaataa